The Coleofasciculus sp. FACHB-T130 genome contains the following window.
GGGGTCTTTTTTATACACCAGAGGTAAAAAATAATCAAGTTTCTATTTCCAGAGTTTAGCGGTTAAGGGTCTTCTCGTGCTTGGGAAACTGACACTTCGCGTTAAATTTGAATCAGACTAGGCGATGCTTTTTTAAACGTTGGGTAAAATCACTCCGGCTACCAAATTTCAACCGGGGCAGTTTAACTCCTCTTTCAACTCCTCACGAGCGAGGGGCGAAATCCTCCCCTTTCTGGGTAGAGATGGGGAGTCGAGGGTTTACATTTGTTGTCCTGCTTTGATATCGCATTGTGCCCTTTGCAGGTTCTCAGGTTTCGCCAATCAAGGATTGTTATTCCAATTTGCTCTGTGTACTGCCACTTTCCCCAATTGCCATGCCCAAGTCCGAAGCTTATACTGCTACAGATCCACCATTTGCAGAGCTTAATTCACCTGCTAGTGCAGAAATTAAGCAATTAATTGACTCTTTAGAGGAGTCTCACCGCCTGCGTTCCAAAATGGTAAATTTGGAAACTTGGGCGCTGGCTGAAACGATGGATCATTTTCTTCCAGGGTTTTGGAGCCGCTTCTTAGAAAATCGCCGCATTGCTCTTAAGCAATTTTTGGAGCAGAAACGAGCGGCTAAATCCCAAGTTGCTGCAAATGCTCAGTCTTTGGATGGTAGCGTTATCAACCCAACTCCGCAAAATCCCTCATCTATGCAGAAACAGACAGAGCGCTGACTTACACCCACAGAAAGAGGCGATCGCACACCCATTTCTCTAATCTAATATTAGTAACATTAAGATTCAAATCTTTAGGAGTTATATGGAAAACCCACCCAAAGATACAACCAATAGAACCACTAATCCGGGCGATAGAATTTCCGATAAACCCGAAACCGTTGAAGAAAAAGCCCAGCAAATTGCGGTAGATGCGCCAGATATTACCGGCGACCATATCGTTGTTCCAACTTACTTTGAAGTGGAAGAACCGGACGGAGAAAAGAAGGCATTACACCATGTTAAGGATGCCGAGGAAATCTCTGATGTGATTCGGCAAGCTCGCGTTGATGAAAATGGGAATCGGATTTGGCGGTAAATTATCTGTATTGACCAGTAATTAGTTGTTAGAAAGTTTTCTGATAATTAAACTCAACTTTTCTAACAACTAAAAAAGAATTACTCAGCCGATTGAGTGCTAACCTGAGGCAGTCCCATGCTGTAATTGAGAACGCGGCTACTCAGGTTGTAACTAATTTGCCCCTGCTGTAGCAGGCTTCTCAGGAAATGTTCCAAGTCGGAACCGATACGACGCAGATTATATTCGGTTAAATCTGCACCGTTGTAAGCTTCAACCATCTCATCGAATTTGCCATAAACCTGTTGCAGAGCGTCTTCGTTCCAATTAAATTCATTATCTGGATCGACATCCAGGGTTAATACATTGTCACTCTCGACGAGTTCGTTGTTCTTCACCTCAGCGGTATAGATGCGGATGTGGCGGGTTGTACACTTTAGCAGCATAGTCGTCAATAGTTTTTGGTTTACAGACATTAATAACTATTTTAAAGAATTGTAAAAGCGATCGCGCTTAGATTCAAAAGTTTTGAGTGTTGAAAGATTGAACTCAAAATTCAACACTCAAAATATTGCGATCGCTACCGGGTAGGAATCATCCCCGTTTGCCGAGCATAAGCGAAAATTCCCCCTGCATCAATCACTGGGCCTACATCGCCCAATGGCTGGAGAGAATAAGTTTTACCCAAAGTATGGTTAATCAGCTGATTTTGTTCAAAATCAATTGAAACGTCCTGTCCCGTTTCAAATTCATCGCACAACCGCTCAGAGGATTCCCAAGGGTAAAGTTCCCCAGTAGCCGCACAATTGCGGAAAAAGATCCGAGCATAAGACTGAGCCACCACCGCTTTAACGCCGCTAGCACCCAAAGCAATCGGTGCATGTTCCCGTGAAGAACCGCAACCAAAGTTTTCCCCAGCAATAATGATGGGATACTGGGTCTTGATTTCTCCAGAAGCCACAAACTTTCCATAACGATCCGGCAATCCAATCAAGGCATAACTGCCCAATTTTTCGTACTCGTCAGGCTTGGAAGGAACCAGAGTCAGGTATTCAGCTGGGATAATTTGATCGGTATCAATGTTGTCATCCAAAACAAAAATTGCGCCGCGAATCAATGCGCCCATGATTCAGTTCCCGGTTTTTCCAATCTTCTGTTTAGCTATTTCACTTTATCATTCAAGAGCGCGACTGGCTGCTCTGCGACAGACAGATAGCATCTCGCGATGGGAGGTGCTTGCGTGCCTCCCAAGCGCCTTAACAAAGCTTCGTAAGCGAATCTTCCGCTCAATGTAGAAAAAATATCTTCTGACAGGGACATCTTGCCACAGCAAGACCCTTGGCAATCGTCTGCGCTGCTTCATGAAACTAAGAGCAAAAAAGGAGCGATCGCAGTTGCCGGTCAATTATACTACTCTGACAGAGTCTCTTAAACAAAAAGACTGATACTCTTAAATAAAAAAAGTCAAGTTGAACTACCGGCATCATTTACTCAAACAAAATGGTTGATCCGATGGATGATATCGCCAAACAAGCTCGCCAGGGGAGCGTGGCGGCGATTATTCAAATACTCAATGACAAGCTGGCAGAGGCTGGTGTCAGAACTAGAGCCATTTTTGCCGATGGTGTCTTGCAGCTTTTGTGTGAGGCAGCTACGCCAGATCAACTCGAACAATCTACCCTGGTACAGCGAATCCGGCAGATTCTGGAATCAATTTCACCGCGAAATATTCGTCGAGTCAATATCAACAGTCGGATTGTCCGAGAGCAACAATTACTCTGGCTAGAAGAAATTCATCGAGATCCGGAGAGTCAGTTACTTTGGGCTGAAGAAATTACCCTCGCCAAGCCGAATGTTTTTCGACGTTTAGGAGAAGATTTAAAGGAACGGAAACCCACCAAAAAAAGTCAGCCACCATTCCCCCAACCATCCTCCCGGTTTGTACGGGAAAAACGCCAATTCTGGCGTGGTATTGTGGGCGGTGCCAGCTTATCGTTACTTTTACTGCTGGTAGGCTGGGCGCTTTATGATTGGCTGGGGCCATTTACGATTACTCGGACGCCAGCTTCTGCGCCAAACTCTCCCCCAACGGCGACGACCGCGCCAGCAACCTCTTCAGCACCTGTGGCATCTAGCACTCAAACAACTGCATTGCCTTCGTCAGATCCTTTTGCAGACGCGGTGCGACTTGCGGAACAAACGTCAATTGCGGGGAGAAATGCTCAGACTTCTGCTCAGTGGTTGGATTTGGCGGCTAAATGGCAACAAGCTTCCGATTTAATGGCTGCTGTACCCCCCTCTGATAGTCGTTACGGAACGGCTCAGGATCGGGTGGAATCTTATCGGAAAAAGAGTGAAATTGCCCAGCAGGAAGCAAAAAAAAGGCGTTCTTAAGCGTCAAACATTGTTGTTCCCTAGGTTGTTCCCTAGAAAAACCGCTGAAAATCACTTCTTTAGTGAGAACCCCGTTTTATTCAAAA
Protein-coding sequences here:
- a CDS encoding NAD(P)H-quinone oxidoreductase subunit M is translated as MLLKCTTRHIRIYTAEVKNNELVESDNVLTLDVDPDNEFNWNEDALQQVYGKFDEMVEAYNGADLTEYNLRRIGSDLEHFLRSLLQQGQISYNLSSRVLNYSMGLPQVSTQSAE
- a CDS encoding 3-isopropylmalate dehydratase, with amino-acid sequence MGALIRGAIFVLDDNIDTDQIIPAEYLTLVPSKPDEYEKLGSYALIGLPDRYGKFVASGEIKTQYPIIIAGENFGCGSSREHAPIALGASGVKAVVAQSYARIFFRNCAATGELYPWESSERLCDEFETGQDVSIDFEQNQLINHTLGKTYSLQPLGDVGPVIDAGGIFAYARQTGMIPTR